Proteins encoded together in one Micromonospora auratinigra window:
- a CDS encoding acyl-ACP desaturase encodes MTVLSQTALLHELEPVVEKNLDRHLSLAKEWFPHEYVPWSEGRTFDGPLDGEAWAEADSTLPEVARTALIVNLLTEDNLPSYHHQIATLFGRDGAWGTWVHRWTAEEGRHGTAIRDYLTVTRAVDPVALERARMAHMSAGFSNAHDKEMLHSLAYVSFQELATRISHRNTGRAAGDPRCEALLARVAADENLHMVFYRNLLGAALEVAPSQAMRAVADVLADFEMPGAGMEGFARKSVAIALAGIYDLRQHRDEVVVPVLRQWNLFEVTGLDADGEQARDEIGAHLDALETHAARFEEKRDARAARLASRP; translated from the coding sequence GTGACCGTGCTCAGCCAGACCGCCCTGCTCCACGAGTTGGAGCCCGTCGTCGAGAAGAACCTCGACCGGCACCTGTCGCTGGCCAAGGAGTGGTTCCCGCACGAGTACGTGCCGTGGAGCGAGGGGCGCACCTTCGACGGCCCGCTCGACGGCGAGGCGTGGGCGGAGGCCGACTCGACGCTGCCCGAGGTGGCCCGTACGGCGCTGATCGTCAACCTGCTCACCGAGGACAACCTGCCCTCGTACCACCACCAGATCGCCACGCTCTTCGGCCGCGACGGCGCGTGGGGCACCTGGGTGCACCGGTGGACCGCCGAGGAGGGGCGGCACGGCACCGCGATCCGCGACTACCTGACGGTGACCCGGGCGGTCGACCCGGTGGCGCTGGAGCGGGCCCGCATGGCGCACATGTCGGCCGGCTTCAGCAACGCCCACGACAAGGAGATGCTGCACTCGCTGGCGTACGTCTCGTTCCAGGAGCTGGCCACCCGGATCTCGCACCGCAACACCGGCCGGGCCGCCGGCGACCCGCGCTGCGAGGCGCTGCTGGCCCGGGTGGCGGCCGACGAGAACCTGCACATGGTCTTCTACCGCAACCTGCTCGGCGCGGCCCTGGAGGTCGCCCCGAGCCAGGCGATGCGGGCGGTGGCCGACGTGCTGGCCGACTTCGAGATGCCCGGCGCCGGGATGGAGGGCTTCGCCCGCAAGTCGGTGGCGATCGCCCTGGCCGGCATCTACGACCTGCGTCAGCACCGCGACGAGGTGGTGGTGCCGGTGCTGCGCCAGTGGAACCTGTTCGAGGTGACCGGCCTGGACGCCGACGGCGAACAGGCCCGCGACGAGATCGGTGCCCACCTGGACGCCCTGGAGACGCACGCCGCCCGCTTCGAGGAGAAGCGCGACGCCCGCGCCGCCCGCCTCGCCTCCCGCCCCTGA
- a CDS encoding PaaI family thioesterase: MTQTQGRSRTFSWSDPVAGAAHIGRRSGLDLLRAMIAGELAAPPIMHLIDMARMEADEGRVAVELVPQEFHYNPLGTVHGGIISTLLDTAAACAVHTTLPAGVGCTSLDLNVKFLRPVTVASGILRCEGTVLQRGRRTALAEARLTDAGDRLIAHATSTCLLFPLDSLPT, from the coding sequence ATGACACAGACGCAGGGCCGTAGCCGCACCTTCTCCTGGTCCGACCCGGTGGCCGGCGCGGCCCACATCGGCCGGCGCAGCGGGCTGGACCTGCTGCGGGCCATGATCGCCGGCGAGCTGGCCGCGCCGCCGATCATGCACCTGATCGACATGGCCCGGATGGAGGCGGACGAGGGCCGCGTCGCCGTCGAACTGGTGCCCCAGGAGTTCCACTACAACCCGCTCGGCACCGTGCACGGCGGCATCATCTCCACCCTGCTGGACACCGCCGCGGCCTGCGCCGTGCACACCACCCTGCCGGCCGGCGTCGGCTGCACCTCGCTGGACCTGAACGTGAAGTTCCTCCGTCCGGTCACCGTCGCCAGCGGCATCCTGCGCTGCGAGGGCACCGTCCTGCAACGCGGCCGCCGTACCGCCCTGGCCGAGGCGCGGCTCACCGACGCCGGCGACCGCCTCATCGCCCACGCCACCTCCACCTGCCTCCTCTTCCCGCTCGACTCCCTCCCCACCTGA
- a CDS encoding winged helix-turn-helix transcriptional regulator: MRPAALDWSVENCTIGRAMAVLGERWTLVVLREVFNGVRRFDDMRVRTGIPRQVLTTRLAMLVEQGVLRREPYREPGRRVRHEYRLTDKGLDLWPVLVAVLGWGDRYLADPEGSPLAVTHRDCGAAVRVELRCDRGHEVADPRDVLPRPGPGARRRD, from the coding sequence ATGAGACCCGCGGCACTGGACTGGTCGGTGGAGAACTGCACGATCGGCCGCGCGATGGCCGTCCTCGGTGAGCGCTGGACGCTGGTCGTGCTCCGCGAGGTCTTCAACGGCGTGCGGCGTTTCGACGACATGCGGGTCCGCACCGGCATTCCCCGGCAGGTGCTCACCACCCGGCTGGCCATGCTGGTCGAGCAGGGGGTGCTGCGCCGCGAGCCGTACCGGGAGCCGGGCAGGCGGGTACGGCACGAGTACCGGCTCACCGACAAGGGGCTCGACCTGTGGCCGGTGCTGGTGGCGGTGCTCGGCTGGGGGGACCGTTACCTCGCCGACCCGGAGGGCTCACCGCTGGCGGTCACGCACCGCGACTGCGGCGCCGCGGTGCGGGTGGAGTTGCGCTGCGACCGGGGGCATGAGGTGGCCGACCCCCGCGACGTGCTGCCCCGACCCGGACCCGGGGCGCGTCGCCGGGACTGA
- a CDS encoding S1 family peptidase — translation MRPTRSSLRRAAAIAVAGTLVTGSLLGAPAQAAPASPASPDAAAALADQLGARAAGTYADASGKMIVAVTDAAAARQVRAAGATAKIVTRGADKLAAATAELERSAKIPGTAWWTDPATNQVVVSVDSTVTGAKLERVRAAAARTGGTVRIEAEAGVLTTRISGGQAIYTGGYRCSLGFNVRSGTTYYFLTAGHCTNLGSTWYSNSSQTSVLGTRAGTSFPGNDYGIVRYSIASQPGNVYLYNGSYQDITAAGNAFVGQAVKRSGSTTGLRSGSVQATGATVNYAEGSVSGLIRTNVCAEGGDSGGSLFAGSTALGLTSGGSGNCSSGGTTYFQPVTEPLSVYGVSVY, via the coding sequence ATGCGACCCACGAGGTCCTCGCTCCGCCGCGCCGCCGCCATCGCAGTGGCCGGCACCCTGGTCACCGGATCGCTCCTCGGCGCACCCGCCCAGGCGGCCCCCGCCTCGCCCGCATCCCCCGACGCCGCCGCCGCCCTCGCCGACCAGCTCGGCGCCCGGGCCGCCGGCACGTACGCCGACGCCAGCGGCAAGATGATCGTCGCGGTGACCGACGCCGCGGCCGCCCGTCAGGTGCGCGCCGCCGGCGCGACCGCGAAGATCGTCACCCGGGGCGCCGACAAGCTCGCCGCCGCGACGGCCGAGCTGGAGCGCTCCGCGAAGATCCCCGGCACCGCCTGGTGGACCGACCCGGCCACCAACCAGGTCGTCGTCTCCGTCGACAGCACGGTCACCGGCGCGAAGCTGGAGCGGGTCAGGGCCGCCGCCGCCCGCACCGGCGGCACGGTCCGGATCGAGGCCGAGGCCGGCGTGCTGACCACCCGCATCTCCGGTGGCCAGGCCATCTACACCGGCGGCTACCGCTGCTCGCTCGGCTTCAACGTGCGCAGCGGCACCACCTACTACTTCCTCACCGCCGGGCACTGCACCAACCTGGGCTCCACCTGGTACTCGAACTCCAGCCAGACCTCGGTGCTGGGCACCCGGGCGGGCACCAGCTTCCCGGGCAACGACTACGGCATCGTCCGGTACAGCATCGCCTCGCAGCCGGGCAACGTGTACCTCTACAACGGCAGCTACCAGGACATCACCGCCGCCGGCAACGCGTTCGTCGGCCAGGCCGTGAAGCGCTCCGGCAGCACCACCGGCCTGCGCAGCGGCAGCGTGCAGGCCACCGGCGCCACGGTGAACTACGCCGAGGGCAGCGTCTCCGGCCTGATCCGGACCAACGTCTGCGCCGAGGGTGGCGACAGCGGTGGCTCGCTCTTCGCCGGCAGCACCGCGCTGGGCCTCACCTCCGGCGGCAGCGGCAACTGCTCCTCCGGCGGCACCACCTACTTCCAGCCGGTCACCGAGCCGCTGAGCGTCTACGGCGTCAGCGTCTACTGA
- a CDS encoding MFS transporter encodes MSAPETPVPPPASAWAPLRNAAFRSLWLAVLASNIGTWMQTVGAQWLLVEAPHASTLVALVQTASMLPVLLLALPAGALADTLDRRRLLIGVQCFLAVVGVLLTLLTAADRMPPALLLTLTFGLGVGQALTMPAWQAVIPELVPRPQLVSASALGSISVNLARAVGPAVAGVLVAQAGVAVVFAVNAASFVIFAVALLRWRPDRPEGGSAPERFTAALRAGGRYVRHSPVVRRILLRAALFVVPGSALWALLPLVASRRLGLGSGGYGVLLGALGVGAVAGALVLPRLRRLLSDNRLLLLAGLLYAGVLLVLALVPVPVAAVLALVPAGLAWMTVLSSVNAAMQLFLPGWVRARGLSIYQMIFAGGQALGALAWGALAQTISLVVALAVAGAVMAVGAVSVLLWPLRETRGVSRDPAVYWPEPHLTLEPHPSGGPVLVTVSYTVRPEREAAFVAAMRAVGRSRRRTGAMRWGLFRAGERAHGFVEVYQVPSWEEHLRQHGGRLTGADRLAEERARELAEDDVRVNHLLPADPE; translated from the coding sequence ATGAGCGCCCCCGAGACACCTGTGCCGCCGCCCGCCTCCGCCTGGGCGCCGCTGCGGAACGCCGCGTTCCGCAGCCTCTGGCTGGCGGTGCTGGCCAGCAACATCGGCACCTGGATGCAGACCGTCGGCGCGCAGTGGCTGCTGGTCGAGGCGCCGCACGCCTCGACCCTGGTCGCGCTGGTGCAGACGGCCAGCATGCTGCCGGTGCTGCTGCTCGCCCTGCCGGCCGGCGCGCTCGCCGACACCCTCGACCGGCGGCGCCTGCTGATCGGGGTGCAGTGCTTCCTGGCTGTGGTGGGCGTGCTGCTCACCCTGCTCACCGCGGCCGACCGGATGCCACCGGCCCTGCTGCTCACGCTGACCTTCGGCCTCGGCGTCGGGCAGGCGCTGACCATGCCCGCCTGGCAGGCGGTCATCCCCGAGCTGGTGCCGCGTCCGCAGCTCGTCTCCGCCTCGGCGCTCGGGTCGATCAGCGTCAACCTGGCCCGCGCCGTCGGCCCGGCGGTGGCCGGTGTGCTGGTGGCGCAGGCCGGTGTCGCGGTGGTCTTCGCGGTCAACGCCGCCTCGTTCGTGATCTTCGCGGTGGCGCTGCTGCGCTGGCGGCCGGACCGGCCGGAGGGCGGGTCCGCGCCGGAGCGGTTCACCGCCGCGCTGCGCGCCGGGGGCCGGTACGTCCGGCACTCGCCCGTCGTCCGCCGGATCCTGCTGCGCGCCGCGCTCTTCGTGGTGCCGGGCAGCGCCCTGTGGGCCCTGCTGCCGCTGGTCGCCAGCCGTCGGCTCGGCCTGGGCTCCGGCGGGTACGGTGTGCTGCTCGGCGCGCTCGGGGTGGGCGCGGTGGCCGGCGCGCTGGTGCTGCCCCGGCTGCGCCGGCTGCTCTCGGACAACCGGCTGCTGCTCCTGGCCGGCCTGCTCTACGCCGGCGTCCTGCTGGTGCTCGCGCTGGTGCCGGTACCGGTCGCGGCGGTCCTCGCGCTGGTGCCGGCCGGGCTGGCCTGGATGACGGTGCTGTCCAGCGTGAACGCGGCCATGCAGCTCTTCCTGCCCGGCTGGGTACGCGCCCGGGGCCTCTCCATCTACCAGATGATCTTCGCGGGCGGTCAGGCGCTCGGCGCGCTCGCCTGGGGCGCGCTCGCCCAGACGATCAGCCTGGTCGTGGCGCTCGCCGTGGCCGGCGCGGTGATGGCGGTGGGCGCGGTGAGCGTGCTGCTCTGGCCGTTGCGGGAGACCCGGGGCGTGAGCCGGGACCCGGCCGTCTACTGGCCGGAGCCCCACCTGACCCTGGAGCCGCACCCGAGCGGCGGGCCGGTGCTGGTCACCGTCTCCTACACCGTCCGGCCGGAGCGGGAGGCCGCGTTCGTCGCGGCGATGCGCGCGGTGGGCCGGTCGCGCCGGCGTACCGGGGCGATGCGGTGGGGGCTGTTCCGGGCCGGCGAGCGGGCGCACGGGTTCGTCGAGGTCTACCAGGTGCCGTCCTGGGAGGAGCACCTGCGCCAGCACGGCGGCCGGCTCACCGGCGCGGACCGGCTGGCCGAGGAGCGGGCCCGGGAACTCGCCGAGGACGACGTCCGGGTGAACCACCTGCTGCCGGCCGACCCGGAGTGA
- the aspS gene encoding aspartate--tRNA ligase: MIRTHNAGSLRAADAGSTVTLAGWVARRRDHGGVIFVDLRDGSGVVQVVFREEDAHALRNEFCVKVTGEVTRRPEGNENPDLPTGEVEVTASTLEVLSEAAPLPLPVDDQVEAGDDIRLKYRYLDLRRGGPAKAMRLRSRANQLARTVLHERDFLEIETPTLTRSTPEGARDFLVPVRLQPGSWYALPQSPQLFKQLLMVGGMERYYQIARCYRDEDFRADRQPEFTQLDIEMSFVTEDDVIDLGEAIVSALWKDLAGHEISRPIPRITWHDAMSRYGSDKPDLRYGVELTELTDYLRGTAFRVFAGAIDAGGYVGAVVMPGGAAQTRKELDGWQDWAKARGAKGLAYVVLDAETGAPRGPVAKNLSEEHLAGLADAVGAKPGDAVFFAASTDTREAQELLGAARIEIAKRANLIDESAWAFCWVVDAPMFEKTDEGGWTAVHHPFTSPNAEWVDRFEEAPDRALAYAYDIVCNGNEIGGGSIRIHRGDVQQRVFDLLGITPEEAQDKFGFLLEAFKYGAPPHGGIAFGWDRVCMLLAGADSIREVIAFPKTRGGFDPLTGAPTPITAQQRTEAGIDAKPKAPTGPHAGTAGPAAPVADPV, encoded by the coding sequence GTGATCCGTACCCACAATGCCGGAAGCCTGCGCGCCGCGGACGCCGGCTCGACGGTGACCCTCGCCGGGTGGGTGGCCCGCCGGCGCGACCACGGCGGCGTCATCTTCGTCGACCTGCGCGACGGCTCCGGTGTGGTGCAGGTCGTCTTCCGTGAGGAGGACGCGCACGCGCTGCGCAACGAGTTCTGCGTGAAGGTCACCGGTGAGGTGACCCGCCGCCCCGAGGGCAACGAGAACCCGGACCTGCCGACCGGCGAGGTCGAGGTGACCGCCAGCACCCTGGAGGTGCTCTCCGAGGCCGCGCCGCTGCCGTTGCCCGTCGACGACCAGGTCGAGGCCGGTGACGACATCCGGCTCAAGTACCGCTACCTGGACCTGCGCCGCGGCGGCCCGGCGAAGGCGATGCGGCTGCGCTCGCGGGCCAACCAGCTCGCCCGCACCGTGCTGCACGAGCGGGACTTCCTGGAGATCGAGACGCCGACGCTGACCCGCTCGACGCCCGAGGGCGCCCGCGACTTCCTGGTCCCGGTCCGGCTCCAGCCGGGCAGCTGGTACGCCCTGCCGCAGTCGCCGCAGCTGTTCAAGCAGCTGCTCATGGTCGGCGGCATGGAGCGGTACTACCAGATCGCCCGCTGCTACCGCGACGAGGACTTCCGCGCCGACCGGCAGCCCGAGTTCACCCAGCTCGACATCGAGATGTCCTTCGTCACCGAGGACGACGTGATCGACCTCGGCGAGGCGATCGTCTCGGCGCTCTGGAAGGACCTGGCCGGCCACGAGATCTCCCGGCCGATCCCGCGGATCACCTGGCACGACGCGATGTCCCGGTACGGCTCGGACAAGCCGGACCTGCGCTACGGCGTCGAGCTGACCGAGCTGACCGACTACCTGCGCGGCACCGCGTTCCGGGTCTTCGCCGGCGCGATCGACGCGGGCGGCTACGTGGGCGCGGTGGTCATGCCGGGCGGCGCGGCACAGACCCGCAAGGAGCTGGACGGCTGGCAGGACTGGGCCAAGGCGCGCGGCGCGAAGGGCCTGGCGTACGTGGTCCTCGACGCGGAGACCGGCGCGCCGCGCGGGCCGGTGGCGAAGAACCTCTCCGAGGAGCACCTGGCCGGGCTGGCCGACGCGGTCGGCGCGAAGCCGGGCGACGCGGTCTTCTTCGCGGCGAGCACCGACACCCGGGAGGCGCAGGAGCTGCTCGGCGCGGCCCGGATCGAGATCGCCAAGCGGGCCAACCTGATCGACGAGAGCGCCTGGGCGTTCTGCTGGGTGGTCGACGCGCCGATGTTCGAGAAGACCGACGAGGGCGGCTGGACGGCCGTGCACCACCCGTTCACCTCGCCGAACGCCGAGTGGGTGGACCGCTTCGAGGAGGCTCCGGACCGGGCGCTGGCGTACGCGTACGACATCGTCTGCAACGGCAACGAGATCGGCGGCGGGTCGATCCGTATCCACCGGGGCGACGTGCAGCAGCGGGTCTTCGACCTGCTCGGCATCACCCCCGAGGAGGCGCAGGACAAGTTCGGCTTCCTGCTGGAGGCGTTCAAGTACGGCGCCCCGCCGCACGGCGGCATCGCGTTCGGTTGGGACCGGGTCTGCATGCTGCTGGCCGGGGCCGACTCGATCCGCGAGGTGATCGCCTTCCCGAAGACCCGGGGCGGCTTCGACCCGCTGACCGGCGCGCCCACGCCGATCACCGCCCAGCAGCGCACCGAGGCCGGCATCGACGCCAAGCCGAAGGCGCCGACCGGCCCGCACGCCGGCACCGCCGGTCCCGCCGCGCCGGTGGCCGACCCGGTCTGA
- a CDS encoding SDR family oxidoreductase has translation MTLLVVGASGFLGAEVCRQAVAAGRRVVGTYHSGAVGVSGVAARRLDVTDRAAVRALLAEVRPDAVVSTPYRYDDWTITADGAAHVASASAQVRARLVHLSSDALHAGRPEPYADDDAPSPVFRYGAAKAAAETAVRLVDPGAVIVRTSLIVGEGSKQIQLCRDALAGRMSLFTDEVRCPVDVADLAAAVLELVDSDYAGPLNVAGADAVSRDELGLLVARHEGLDPAGMKTTTTVAAGLHRPTEVRLDSSRAAGLLRTRLRGVTELLG, from the coding sequence ATGACGTTGCTCGTGGTGGGGGCCAGCGGTTTCCTCGGTGCCGAGGTGTGCCGGCAGGCGGTCGCGGCCGGCCGGCGGGTGGTCGGCACGTACCACTCGGGCGCCGTCGGGGTGTCGGGCGTCGCGGCCCGCCGGCTCGACGTCACCGATCGCGCCGCCGTGCGCGCGCTGCTGGCCGAGGTACGCCCCGACGCGGTGGTCAGCACCCCCTACCGGTACGACGACTGGACGATCACCGCCGACGGGGCGGCGCACGTGGCGTCCGCGTCGGCGCAGGTGAGGGCCCGGCTGGTGCACCTGTCCAGCGACGCCCTGCACGCCGGGCGGCCCGAGCCGTACGCCGACGACGACGCGCCGTCCCCGGTGTTCCGGTACGGCGCGGCCAAGGCGGCGGCGGAGACCGCGGTGCGGCTGGTCGACCCGGGGGCGGTGATCGTGCGGACCTCGCTGATCGTGGGGGAGGGGAGCAAGCAGATCCAGCTCTGTCGGGACGCCCTGGCCGGGCGGATGTCGCTCTTCACCGACGAGGTCCGCTGCCCGGTCGACGTGGCCGACCTGGCCGCCGCGGTGCTCGAGCTGGTGGACTCCGACTACGCCGGGCCGCTCAACGTGGCCGGCGCGGACGCGGTCAGCCGGGACGAGCTGGGCCTGCTGGTGGCCCGGCACGAGGGCCTGGATCCGGCCGGGATGAAGACCACCACCACCGTCGCGGCCGGGCTGCACCGGCCGACCGAGGTACGCCTCGACTCCTCCCGGGCCGCCGGCCTGCTCCGGACCCGGCTGCGCGGCGTCACCGAACTGCTCGGCTGA
- a CDS encoding ArsR/SmtB family transcription factor, with translation MSDEKPTRPAPRTVRLDHQQVRVLAHPLRMRLVGALRVNGPATATRLAELLGTNTGATSYHLRQLAEVGMVVEDPDLGTGRQRFWRAAHDVTQWEASDYDDDPDARAAIEWIEADYFRFFAHHAERWTAQRHEWSPAWRDAFGMGDFFLRIPAARLEAIKAEVFAVLERHRDETDPDDPDAELVQVYLAAFPMSPVLPSTQEKP, from the coding sequence ATGAGCGACGAGAAGCCGACGCGGCCGGCCCCCCGTACCGTCCGGCTGGACCACCAGCAGGTGCGCGTGCTGGCGCACCCGCTGCGGATGCGCCTGGTCGGCGCGCTGCGGGTGAACGGTCCCGCCACCGCGACGCGGCTGGCCGAACTGCTCGGCACCAACACCGGCGCGACCAGCTACCACCTGCGCCAGCTCGCCGAGGTCGGCATGGTGGTCGAGGATCCCGACCTGGGCACCGGGCGGCAGCGGTTCTGGCGGGCCGCGCACGACGTCACCCAGTGGGAGGCCAGCGACTACGACGACGATCCGGACGCCCGCGCCGCGATCGAGTGGATCGAGGCGGACTACTTCCGCTTCTTCGCCCACCACGCCGAGCGGTGGACCGCGCAGCGGCACGAGTGGTCGCCGGCCTGGCGGGACGCGTTCGGGATGGGCGACTTCTTCCTGCGCATCCCGGCCGCCCGGCTGGAGGCGATCAAGGCGGAGGTCTTCGCGGTCCTCGAACGCCACCGCGACGAGACCGACCCGGACGACCCCGACGCCGAGCTGGTGCAGGTCTACCTCGCCGCCTTCCCCATGAGCCCGGTCCTGCCGTCCACCCAGGAGAAACCGTGA
- a CDS encoding MFS transporter, with amino-acid sequence MSTLSVRQVRFRYLTLYALRWLPSGLLIPVGILLMQERGLTLSEIGLVATAQGLIVLALELPTGGLADALGRKPVLATAWVVCLLSLGLFAVAQSFWLFFLAWALQGVYRALDSGPLESWYVDATLAADPQAEYERGLGHAGTVIGLAIGAGALLSGGLVALGPVGPVSALTLPILVAIVLQAVSVVALLALLRETRTARGPAALRASVAEAPRMVGQAVGLLRRNRVLLALVAVELFWGFGMVTFESLLPVRLAEVAGGADRAAALLGPAGSAAWLANAAGAALTPFLLRRLGAAPAAALMRILQGATVVGMGLLAGPVGVLIAYLACYTVHGASNPLHMGLLHRQVDGPYRTSVLSLNSMMGQPAGALGMVVLTALADRTSVSLAMLVGAVVLALGAPLYLPAWRAARAAGRMPQADPVQPPAAGTADPATRPGPTESAADPASGVPGVAPAPGVPVRSA; translated from the coding sequence GTGAGCACCCTGTCCGTACGCCAGGTCCGGTTCCGCTACCTCACCCTCTACGCCCTGCGCTGGCTGCCGTCCGGCCTGCTGATCCCCGTCGGCATCCTGCTGATGCAGGAGCGCGGCCTGACCCTGTCGGAGATCGGCCTGGTCGCCACCGCGCAGGGGCTGATCGTGCTCGCGTTGGAGCTGCCCACCGGCGGGCTCGCCGACGCGCTCGGTCGCAAGCCGGTGCTCGCCACCGCGTGGGTGGTCTGCCTGCTCTCCCTCGGCCTCTTCGCGGTGGCCCAGTCGTTCTGGCTCTTCTTCCTGGCCTGGGCGCTGCAGGGCGTCTACCGGGCGCTGGACAGCGGCCCCCTGGAGTCCTGGTACGTCGACGCCACCCTGGCCGCCGACCCGCAGGCCGAGTACGAGCGCGGCCTCGGCCACGCCGGCACCGTCATCGGCCTCGCCATCGGCGCGGGCGCGTTGCTCAGCGGTGGCCTCGTCGCGCTCGGTCCGGTCGGGCCGGTCAGCGCGCTGACCCTGCCGATCCTGGTCGCCATCGTGTTGCAGGCCGTCTCCGTGGTCGCCCTGCTGGCGCTGCTCCGCGAGACCCGTACCGCCCGGGGACCGGCCGCGCTGCGCGCCTCGGTCGCCGAGGCGCCGAGGATGGTCGGGCAGGCGGTCGGCCTGCTGCGCCGCAACCGGGTGCTGCTCGCCCTGGTCGCGGTGGAACTCTTCTGGGGCTTCGGCATGGTCACCTTCGAGTCGTTGCTGCCCGTCCGCCTCGCCGAGGTGGCCGGTGGCGCGGACCGGGCGGCCGCGCTGCTCGGCCCGGCCGGCTCGGCGGCCTGGCTGGCCAACGCGGCGGGCGCCGCGCTCACCCCGTTCCTGCTGCGCCGGCTCGGGGCCGCGCCGGCCGCCGCGTTGATGCGCATCCTCCAGGGCGCGACCGTGGTCGGAATGGGCCTGCTCGCCGGCCCGGTCGGGGTGCTCATCGCCTACCTGGCCTGCTACACCGTGCACGGCGCGTCGAACCCGCTGCACATGGGCCTGCTGCACCGACAGGTCGACGGGCCGTACCGGACCAGCGTGCTGTCGCTGAACTCGATGATGGGGCAGCCGGCCGGGGCGCTGGGCATGGTGGTGCTGACCGCGCTGGCCGACCGCACCTCGGTCAGCCTCGCCATGCTGGTCGGCGCGGTGGTGCTCGCCCTGGGCGCCCCGCTCTACCTGCCGGCCTGGCGGGCCGCCCGGGCCGCCGGCCGCATGCCGCAGGCCGACCCGGTGCAGCCTCCGGCGGCGGGGACGGCCGACCCGGCGACCCGGCCGGGCCCGACGGAGTCGGCGGCCGACCCCGCGTCCGGTGTGCCCGGAGTGGCGCCCGCCCCCGGTGTGCCGGTCCGCTCGGCCTGA
- a CDS encoding GNAT family N-acetyltransferase, whose amino-acid sequence MITADQELVGRDVLLAASGHHPYARHALWRDHEARGWRRDGTVGWLLPPGQGPAGGALGAVGPALEVFAGLVADGTLGAGQWLHLPRGSADEVAGRLPVARLDEWDFLWTSSAPPGRADEDRVVRLTEADHPALAALIDESFPTTTSRPGDPRIVDWYGIRDGDRLVACGADRSRGDIGFLAGLTVAPDRRGRGLGAALTTGMTRALLGRHDQVALGVYTHNVGAIRLYRRLGFTGTEPRTSVHLA is encoded by the coding sequence ATGATCACTGCCGACCAGGAGCTGGTGGGTCGGGACGTGCTGCTCGCCGCCAGCGGACACCATCCGTACGCCCGGCACGCCCTGTGGCGCGACCACGAGGCGCGGGGGTGGCGGCGCGACGGCACGGTGGGCTGGCTGCTGCCGCCGGGCCAGGGCCCGGCCGGGGGTGCGCTCGGTGCGGTCGGGCCGGCGCTGGAGGTCTTCGCCGGCCTGGTCGCGGACGGCACGCTCGGCGCCGGCCAGTGGTTGCACCTGCCCCGCGGGTCGGCCGACGAGGTGGCCGGGCGGCTCCCGGTGGCCCGGCTCGACGAGTGGGACTTCCTCTGGACCTCGTCCGCCCCGCCGGGCCGGGCGGACGAGGACCGGGTGGTGCGGCTCACCGAGGCCGACCATCCGGCGCTCGCCGCGCTGATCGACGAGTCCTTTCCCACCACCACCTCCCGCCCGGGTGACCCGCGCATCGTCGACTGGTACGGCATCCGGGACGGGGACCGGCTGGTCGCCTGCGGGGCCGACCGGAGCCGGGGTGACATCGGGTTCCTGGCCGGCCTCACCGTGGCCCCGGACCGACGCGGCCGGGGCCTGGGCGCGGCGCTCACCACCGGCATGACCCGGGCCCTGCTCGGCCGCCACGACCAGGTGGCGCTCGGCGTCTACACGCACAACGTCGGCGCGATCCGGTTGTACCGCCGGCTCGGCTTCACCGGCACCGAGCCCCGCACCTCGGTCCACCTGGCCTGA
- a CDS encoding GNAT family N-acetyltransferase translates to MTPVRSVRPVRLAGARCVLREPVDADAGPLHALTTDPRVAERVLDEHPPSRDEMAAAIAAWRDEAATEPRAAYRLTAVEGERVVGMGTLTVESGPHRRGEIGYVLHADHWGRGIGTEIAGLLLRLAFDRVGLHRVEATTRPDHVASCRVLEKAGLRREGVSRDHLYVRGCWWDSVRYAILATDG, encoded by the coding sequence GTGACGCCCGTCCGCTCCGTACGACCGGTGCGCCTGGCCGGTGCCCGCTGCGTGCTGCGGGAACCGGTCGACGCCGACGCCGGCCCGCTGCACGCCCTGACGACCGATCCCCGGGTCGCCGAGCGGGTGCTGGACGAGCATCCACCCTCGCGCGACGAGATGGCCGCCGCCATCGCGGCCTGGCGGGACGAGGCGGCCACCGAGCCGCGGGCGGCGTACCGGCTGACCGCGGTCGAGGGGGAGCGGGTGGTCGGCATGGGCACCCTCACCGTGGAGAGCGGGCCGCACCGGCGCGGGGAGATCGGCTACGTGCTGCACGCCGACCACTGGGGCCGCGGGATCGGCACCGAGATCGCCGGCCTGCTGCTGCGGCTGGCGTTCGACCGGGTGGGGCTGCACCGGGTGGAGGCCACCACCCGCCCCGACCACGTCGCCTCGTGCCGGGTGCTGGAGAAGGCCGGCCTGCGCCGCGAAGGGGTCAGCCGGGACCACCTGTACGTGCGCGGATGCTGGTGGGACTCGGTGCGCTACGCGATCCTCGCCACCGACGGGTAG